Proteins encoded together in one Campylobacter peloridis LMG 23910 window:
- the rplQ gene encoding 50S ribosomal protein L17, giving the protein MRHRHGYRKLGRTSSHRAALLKNLTIAIIKAGKIETTLPKAKELRAYVERLITRARKGDFNAHRAVFANLQDKEATNKLVTEIAPKFADRNGGYTRIIKTRIRRGDAAEMAFIEFVA; this is encoded by the coding sequence ATGAGACATAGACATGGATATAGAAAATTAGGACGCACTTCATCTCATCGTGCTGCCTTATTAAAAAATTTAACTATTGCTATTATTAAAGCAGGTAAAATAGAAACAACATTGCCTAAAGCAAAAGAGTTAAGAGCTTATGTTGAAAGACTAATCACGCGTGCAAGAAAGGGTGATTTTAATGCTCACAGAGCAGTATTTGCAAATTTACAAGATAAAGAAGCAACCAATAAACTTGTCACAGAAATTGCTCCAAAATTTGCAGATAGAAATGGTGGTTACACAAGAATCATCAAAACAAGAATTCGCCGTGGCGACGCTGCAGAAATGGCTTTCATTGAATTTGTAGCTTAA
- a CDS encoding DNA-directed RNA polymerase subunit alpha: MRHITTSAYTPTEFSIENISDTVAKVSAWPFEIGYAITLAHPLRRLLYSSTVGFAPTGVKIKGVAHEFDSMRGMLEDVALFIINLKKLRFKIKTDSEKEIVTFSFKGPKEICGKDLNNDLVEVVNSDSYLATINEDADLEFTLIIEKGIGYVPSEEIQNFLDSDFIALDAFFTPVKHAVYDIEKVLFEDNPDYEKVVFTITTDGQISPSDAFKNALEAMYKQLSVFDKITNAQSVVRNQAPSNEVEHVKLLQNITELNLSARSFNCLEKANVVYIGELALMSVSELADLKNLGKKSLDEIKSVMDSIGFPIGNSKLTDSAKETLKRKITELKAHNEG, from the coding sequence ATGAGACATATTACAACTTCTGCTTATACGCCAACAGAGTTTAGTATTGAAAATATCAGTGATACAGTAGCTAAAGTCAGTGCATGGCCTTTTGAAATAGGTTATGCAATTACTTTAGCACATCCTTTACGCCGTTTGCTTTATTCTAGCACGGTGGGTTTTGCTCCAACTGGAGTTAAAATCAAGGGTGTAGCACATGAATTTGATAGCATGCGTGGTATGCTTGAGGATGTAGCACTATTTATTATCAATCTAAAAAAATTAAGATTTAAAATAAAAACAGATTCTGAAAAAGAAATTGTGACTTTTAGTTTTAAAGGGCCTAAAGAAATTTGCGGAAAGGATCTAAATAATGATCTTGTTGAGGTTGTTAATTCAGATAGCTACCTTGCAACGATTAATGAAGATGCGGATTTAGAATTTACTTTGATTATAGAAAAAGGCATTGGTTATGTGCCTTCTGAAGAAATCCAAAATTTCTTAGACTCTGATTTTATAGCACTTGATGCATTTTTTACTCCAGTAAAACATGCAGTTTATGATATCGAAAAAGTTCTTTTTGAAGATAATCCAGATTATGAAAAAGTTGTATTTACAATCACAACTGATGGACAAATTTCTCCAAGCGATGCCTTTAAAAATGCTTTGGAAGCTATGTATAAACAATTATCGGTATTTGATAAGATCACAAATGCACAAAGTGTTGTTAGAAATCAAGCGCCAAGTAATGAAGTAGAACATGTAAAATTGCTTCAAAATATAACTGAGTTAAATTTAAGTGCAAGAAGTTTTAATTGTTTAGAAAAAGCAAATGTAGTATATATTGGCGAACTTGCTTTAATGAGTGTTAGCGAACTTGCAGACTTAAAAAATTTAGGCAAAAAATCTCTTGATGAGATTAAAAGTGTAATGGATTCTATAGGTTTTCCTATAGGTAATTCAAAACTTACAGATAGTGCAAAAGAAACGCTAAAAAGAAAAATAACAGAATTAAAAGCACATAATGAAGGATAA